A region of Oryzias latipes chromosome 18, ASM223467v1 DNA encodes the following proteins:
- the LOC101172442 gene encoding zinc finger protein 483, which yields MKRGSSVLQPPSDAAKRRSHPAGAHAKTRTTDAARAPSESALGTCAAGSSPFPAATSLFSPDVSTKMASDLLIRLSEATQKTCLFPGSGEDPGQQEEPGVALSPDGPGASPEPPSLTHTPDSSTAADTLASDLLRKLAERQEVSSHVLRVKEEEEPMEIGTMAENQQIKEDIPDSTLRTECQHLFTVKTEEDGLPGNGLADQCLLGSRMSGQYLLGLQTEDRLCGGSFQTGSKSQLDVSKANKSHVRMKVEDCSVFGARMDSHLPSGASMEEQLSVKATVAERPVSGPKTGNKFLHGAKMAAQLFSVAPTDEQLLFGAKMEDQCLRAVLWQDMSVNLASTLLHQLSERVGKSSSQQVGRMTPPTRNSAALKVTMEHFYPLKPLTSKDTPPETRTRPSRDPTMGCSYFFRCHMCGFETEDHALFQSHLTEHRQWEQSCFSLHCCVCGHSTNQEAEMRGHMETHLQGDAGDARSGVALPAPSSSALAVAVATQAEKTSSEHCCRICQRSFPGQQELQVHFQGHRQGNQYRCDRCGHLTRTANKLVEHVRVHTGERPFTCQLCPYSAKRRDSLRLHCKVKHGMHGNAADAPGDVHTHRSYAHTDSQRSNKHVQRLHTPSSAHTASSSSSSSPLQPALSDRTGWRDLSPLLPITTLISLKARSPSSSSSSFSSKHSFLSYLGLTASS from the exons ATGAAGCGTGGGTCGAGTGTGCTGCAGCCTCCCTCGGATGCAGCCAAACGCCGCTCACACCCCGCCGGCGCGCACGCCAAGACGCGCACCACCGACGCTGCTCGCGCCCCGAGTGAGAGCGCGCTGGGCACATGCGCCGCCGGTTCAAGTCCCTTCCCAGCAGCCACCTCTCTGTTCAGCCCTGATGTCAGCACCAAGATGGCGTCTGACCTCCTCATCAGGCTGTCAG aagCCACCCAGAAAACGTGCCTGTTTCCTGGAAGCGGCGAGGATCCGGGGCAGCAGGAAGAGCCGGGCGTGGCCTTGTCCCCGGACGGGCCCGGCGCCAGTCCGGAACCGCCGTCCCTCACCCATACTCCTGACAGCAGCACGGCAGCCGACACGCTGGCGTCGGATCTGCTCAGGAAGTTGGCAG AGCGGCAGGAGGTCAGCAGCCATGTGTTACGGgtcaaagaggaagaggagcccaTGGAGATCGGCACCATGGCTGAAAACCAACAGATTAAAGAGGACATTCCTGATTCCACGTTAAGGACGGAATGCCAGCATCTCTTCACCGTTAAAACCGAGGAGGACGGTCTCCCTGGAAACGGACTGGCTGATCAGTGCCTCCTTGGATCTAGAATGTCAGGTCAGTACCTCCTCGGACTGCAGACGGAGGACAGGCTCTGTGGTGGAAGCTTCCAGACGGGTTCAAAGTCCCAGCTCGATGTCTCCAAGGCTAACAAGAGTCATGTACGAATGAAAGTGGAGGATTGTAGCGTCTTTGGAGCCAGAATGGATTCCCACCTTCCGTCTGGAGCCAGCATGGAGGAGCAGCTTTCTGTCAAAGCAACAGTTGCAGAGAGGCCTGTATCAGGTCCAAAGACCGGCAACAAGTTTCTGCATGGAGCCAAGATGGCCGCCCAGCTTTTCTCTGTGGCGCCAACGGACGAGCAGCTTCTTTTTGGGGCAAAGATGGAGGACCAATGCCTCCGAGCCGTCCTGTGGCAAGACATGTCGGTGAACCTGGCCTCCACCCTGCTGCACCAGCTCTCAG AGAGAGTCGGTAAGTCCAGCAGCCAGCAGGTGGGGAGGATGACTCCGCCTACTAGAAACAG TGCCGCTCTGAAGGTGACCATGGAGCACTTCTACCCTCTCAAACCTTTGACTTCCAAGGACACTCCACCTG AAACCCGGACCAGGCCCAGCAGAGATCCAACCATGGGCTGCTCTTACTTCTTCAG GTGTCACATGTGTGGCTTTGAAACAGAGGACCACGCCCTTTTCCAGAGTCACCTGACAGAGCATCGCCAGTGGGAGCAGAGCTGCTTCTCGCTGCACTGCTGCGTCTGCGGCCACTCCACCAATCAGGAGGCAGAGATGAGGGGTCACATGGAAACGCACCTACAGGGAGACGCAGGGGACGCCCG ATCCGGTGTTGCCCTTCCCGCCCCCTCCAGCAGTGCCCTGGCAGTTGCCGTGGCAACCCAGGCGGAAAAGACCAGCTCAGAACATTGCTGCCGCATCTGCCAGAGGTCGTTTCCAGGGCAACAGGAGCTGCAGGTTCACTTCCAGGGTCATCGTCAAGGCAACCAGTACCGGTGCGACCGCTGCGGTCACCTGACACGGACAGCCAACAAGCTGGTGGAGCACGTGCGCGTGCACACGGGGGAGCGCCCCTTCACCTGCCAGCTGTGCCCCTACAGCGCCAAGCGGCGGGACAGTCTGCGGCTGCACTGCAAGGTGAAGCATGGCATGCACGGGAACGCCGCCGACGCGCCCGGCGACGTGCACACTCACCGCTCCTACGCACACACAGACAGCCAGCGCTCCAACAAACACGTGCAGCGGCTGCACACGCCGTCCAGCGCACAcactgcctcctcctcctcctcttcctctcctctgcaGCCGGCGCTCTCTGACCGCACAGGATGGAGGGATTTATCTCCTCTCCTCCCCATCACCACCCTCATCTCCCTGAAAGCTCGCtctccttcatcctcctcctcctcgttctCCAGCAAACACTCCTTCCTCAGTTACCTCGGCCTGACAGCTTCGTCATGA
- the LOC105356341 gene encoding flocculation protein FLO11-like, translating to MMLMRFLLQKVMASLLLLHTLAAVICLLIKPIASFSHGASHRSCLKMIPGHIQAHPLDPKHSHVTIHTSSSLYWPGQLITVTVRSSRDFMGFLLQARSVGASGKVVGGASIRSKRLGPILVGGCWILTPPSTHTLHCMSDGDTVTHSDKQLKRNLSFVWRAPDAPMGDVRFHITVVQSYFVYWAGIESAVVHDGSRVYWSVYNITVRDGEKTFAVQTENVTVLPAFRATRVSVTTTNTTFSLSTSVTHSTTSTNDTLKTEGSRLVLELNSSVALTSHGVIERTAFTPTSHKKADSNDPKRNSQETNYETGPKMKETTSAESTAATLLTFQGFHEVKTLSSSIHHPRTSTQAPKTSWAFRNQKKTKELYGTNPTGSQTAETEASSHSSQHGFPSFLHKPYSSISAPTSANRQPTVKTFHQLETSPTGPKSSSERASWLKTKTTQSTSTQPRSSSPIQTQSFVTFYPLNPPIFTLDKGLGSQSKVKSSDDLHSSPSSFLHSSILQSTETMHLPPSGSPTLVSTPPSVRPTLSIHLSSLKSQPETVPALSALPIPSPVPSLHLPLTQPPSTSPPPSFYTSPTPPLRSQNIPATVTVKSPFTGPVCSSSLKSPNSSSPSVPPSDTPRSITSSVTPPSPLSIPPSTSSSFKEHLSFTSVTLAASGLNPATLGTIVHPNPKPFPNHRPNPGHDLLPDVPIINSKPKRPSKPQTPGEDGKYPDIVPKHTAWELGVLLGGSAGFGMVLVLAVRCLYRQACGRRTAVTLNDREREYGRGEIGLIQVQECGDLVRVRKIRENSFVFLTEYDVLATSGN from the exons ATGATGCTCATGAGATTTCTGCTGCAAAAAG TGATGGCGTCTCTCCTCCTCCTACACACGCTGGCTGCTGTCATTTGCTTGCTGATCAAGCCTATAGCAAGTTTCTCTCATGGTGCAAGCCACCGCTCCTGTCTGAAGATGATACCCGGACACATCCAGGCTCATCCGCTGGACCCCAAACACAGCCATGTCACCATCCACACCTCATCCTCCCTGTACTGGCCTGGACAGCTGATAACAG TGACTGTAAGAAGTTCCAGAGACTTCATGGGGTTTCTCCTCCAGGCGCGCAGCGTTGGGGCTAGCGGTAAGGTTGTTGGAGGGGCTTCCATCAGGTCTAAGAGACTGGGTCCTATTCTGGTGGGCGGGTGTTGGATCCTCACTCCCCCAAGTACCCACACCCTGCACTGCATGTCGGACGGGGACACAGTCACGCATTCTGACAAACAGCTAAAGAGAAACCTCTCCTTTGTTTGGAGGGCTCCAGATGCACCAATGGGAGATGTACGCTTTCA CATCACCGTGGTGCAGTCCTACTTTGTTTACTGGGCTGGCATCGAGTCTGCAGTGGTGCATGATGGGAGTCGTGTCTACTGGAGCGTCTATAACATCACAGTGAGGGATGGAGAGAAGACTTTTGCTGTACAGACAGAAAACGTGACCGTTCTGCCAG CATTTAGAGCCACCAGGGTATCAGttacaacaacaaacacaacatttagTTTGTCTACTAGTGTCACACACTCAACAACATCAACCAATGATACTCTGAAAACAGAGGGGAGCCGTCTAGTCTTGGAGCTGAACAGCTCTGTGGCGTTGACAAGTCATGGCGTGATTGAAAGGACGGCTTTTACCCCAACATCTCACAAGAAGGCAGATTCGAACGATCCAAAGAGAAACTCCCAGGAAACAAACTATGAGACAGGTCCAAAAATGAAGGAAACAACCTCTGCTGAATCCACTGCAGCAACACTGTTAACTTTTCAGGGCTTCCACGAAGTAAAAACCTTAAGCTCCAGCATCCACCATCCAAGAACATCAACTCAAGCTCCAAAAACTTCATGGGCAtttagaaaccaaaaaaagacaaaagaactcTACGGGACAAACCCAACTGGTTCCCAGACGGCTGAAACAGAAGCAAGTTCTCATTCGTCTCAACACggttttccatcatttttacACAAACCTTATTCTTCAATCTCAGCTCCAACTTCGGCCAACCGCCAGCCAACCGTTAAAACTTTTCATCAGCTTGAGACCAGCCCAACTGGACCCAAAAGTAGCTCAGAGAGAGCTAGTtggctgaaaacaaaaacaacacagagcACCTCAACTCAACCACGGTCCAGTTCGCCAATCCAAACTCAGTCCTTCGTGACCTTTTACCCTCTAAATCCTCCAATCTTTACTCTGGACAAAGGTCTTGGGTCTCAATCGAAGGTTAAAAGCTCAGATGACCTCCATTCATCTCCCTCTTCCTTTCTACACAGTTCTATCCTACAGTCAACAGAAACTATGCATTTACCTCCTTCTGGAAGTCCTACTCTGGTGTCCACACCTCCATCTGTCAGACCAACACTGTCCATCCATCTCTCCTCTTTAAAGAGCCAACCTGAAACTGTTCCAGCTCTTTCCGCCTTACCCATTCCTTCCCCAGTCCCCTCGCTTCATTTACCTCTAACCCAGCCTCCCTCCACCTCTCCACCACCATCGTTCTACACATCTCCAACTCCTCCTTTAAGGTCTCAAAACATTCCAGCAACTGTAACAGTCAAATCTCCATTTACAGGTCCtgtctgctcttcatctctCAAAAGTCCCAACTCTTCCTCTCCCTCGGTTCCACCATCAGATACTCCCAGATCGATTACTTCCTCTGTTACTCCACCTTCACCTTTATCCATTCCTCCATCAACGTCCTCCTCCTTTAAAGAGCATTTGTCTTTCACCTCCGTCACCCTGGCAGCTTCAGGGCTCAACCCAGCCACGTTAGGCACGATTGTTCATCCAAACCCCAAACCTTTTCCAAACCATCGACCCAATCCCGGCCACGACCTTCTGCCAGACGTTCCAATCATCAATTCCAAACCCAAGCGTCCCTCCAAACCGCAGACCCCCGGTGAGGACGGGAAGTATCCAGACATCGTCCCGAAGCACACGGCCTGGGAGCTGGGCGTTCTGCTGGGCGGCTCGGCCGGTTTCGGTATGGTGCTGGTGCTGGCTGTGAGGTGCTTGTACCGCCAGGCCTGCGGTAGACGGACAGCGGTCACGCTGAACGACAGGGAACGAGAATACGGCCGAGGGGAGATAGGCCTGATCCAGGTCCAGGAGTGTGGGGATTTGGTAAGAGTCCGGAAAATCAGGGagaacagttttgtgtttttgacagaGTACGACGTTCTTGCGACCTCTGGAAACTGA